The following coding sequences lie in one Apium graveolens cultivar Ventura chromosome 1, ASM990537v1, whole genome shotgun sequence genomic window:
- the LOC141662680 gene encoding eukaryotic translation initiation factor 3 subunit B-like, translating into MAIDTVSMEDIIATASRLGINLNDVNWDSITLPHAQDFGIKSDDEDLNEEDSLEFEGGFGNIIVVDNLPVVPKEKFEKLEGVVRKIYSQIGVIKDDGLWMPVDPATHKTLGYCFIHFNTPQEAQLAKDKTNGYKLDRAHIFAVNMFDEVDKFIKVPDEWAPPETKPYIPGENLQHWLTDEKARDQFVIRAGSDTEVLWNDARQLKADPVYKRNFWTESYVQWSPLGTYLATVHRQGAAVWGGASTFNRLMRYAHPQVKLIDFSPGEKYLVTYSSHEPSNPRDTHKVLLNIFDVRTGKIMRDFKGSADDFAIGGSGGFAGVSWPVFRWGGGKDDKYFARMGKNVISVYETETFTLIDKKSIKVENVMDFSWSPIDPIFALFVPELGGGNQPARVSLFQIPGKEELRQKNLFSVSDCKMYWQSNGDYLAVKVDRYTKTKKSTYTGFELFRIKERDIPIEVLELENKNDKIIAFAWEPKGHRFAVIHGDNPRPDISFYSMKSGTNTGRVSKLTTLKGKQANALFWSPGGRFIILAGLKGFNGQLEFYNVDDLETMATAEHFMATDIEWDPTGRYVATAVTSVHEMENGFNIWSFHGKLLYRIMKDHFFQFLWRPRPASFLSPEKEEEIAKNLKKYSKKYEAEDQDVSLLLSEQDREKRKKLKEEWEMWVSQWKKWHDEEKMERQKLRDGEASDEEEEYEAKEVEVEEQLEVTEEILSSDYGQE; encoded by the exons ATGGCGATAGATACAGTGTCCATGGAGGACATAATAGCCACAGCTTCACGACTGGGAATCAATTTGAATGATGTCAATTGGGATTCAATTACTCTTCCACATGCTCAAGATTTTGGAATCAAGAG TGATGACGAAGATCTCAATGAAGAGGATTCATTGGAATTTGAGGGCGGATTTGGCAACATTATCGTTGTGGATAATTTACCCGTTGTTCCGAAAGAGAAGTTTGAGAAATTAGAAGGTGTGGTGAGGAAGATTTATAGTCAAATTGGAGTGATTAAAGACGATGGACTCTGGATGCCTGTTGATCCTGCTACACACAAAACACTTGGTTATTGCTTCATTCACTTTAATACTCCGCAG GAAGCTCAACTTGCAAAGGACAAGACCAATGGATACAAGTTAGACAGAGCCCACATATTCGCAGTTAACATGTTCGATGAGGTTGACAAGTTCATCAAAGTTCCTGATGAATGGGCCCCTCCAGAAACCAAGCCTTATATCCCAGGG GAAAATTTGCAGCATTGGCTAACTGATGAAAAAGCTAGAGACCAGTTTGTTATCCGAGCAGGCTCTGACACTGAGGTTTTATGGAATGATGCAAGACAGTTAAAAGCTGATCCGGTTTATAAGCGAAAT TTTTGGACAGAAAGTTATGTGCAGTGGTCCCCACTAGGGACATACCTGGCCACCGTTCATAGACAGGGTGCTGCTGTTTGGGGTGGTGCTTCTACATTTAATCGTCTGATGCGTTATGCTCATCCACAG GTAAAATTGATTGATTTCTCTCCCGGGGAGAAATATTTGGTAACATATAGCAGTCATGAACCAAGCAATCCCCGTGATACTCAT AAGGTTTTGCTAAATATTTTTGACGTGAGAACTGGGAAGATAATGAGAGATTTTAAAGGTAGTGCTGATGATTTTGCAATCGGAGGAAGTGGGGGTTTTGCTGGGGTCTCATGGCCTGTTTTTAG ATGGGGTGGAGGGAAGGATGACAAGTACTTCGCTAGAATGGGAAAAAATGTCATTTCTGTCTATGAAACTGAGACATTTACTCTCATAGATAAAAAATCAATTAAGGTGGAAAATGTAATGGACTTTAGTTGGTCACCTATAGATCCCATATTTGCTCTATTTGTTCCTGAACTTGGTGGTGGGAACCAACCTGCAAGA GTTAGTCTTTTCCAAATTCCAGGCAAAGAAGAGTTGAGGCAGAAAAATCTTTTTAGTGTTAGTGACTGCAAAATGTACTGGCAAAGTAATGGGGATTATTTGGCTGTCAAGGTCGATCGATATACTAAAACGAAGAAGAGCACTTACACCGGATTTGAGCTCTTCAGAATCAAAGAGAGGGACATACCAATTGAGGTTTTGGAACTTGAGAACAAGAATGACAAGATTATTGCATTTGCTTGGGAGCCAAAGGGACACAGGTTTGCTGTTATTCATGGCGATAATCCTAGACCTGACATAAGTTTTTACTCCATGAAGAGCGGGACAAATACAGGTCGAGTCTCGAAGCTAACAACTCTGAAGGGTAAGCAGGCAAATGCACTTTTCTGGTCGCCAGGAGGACGTTTCATTATTTTGGCTGGATTGAAGGGTTTTAATGGGCAGTTGGAATTCTACAATGTGGACGACCTTGAAACCATGGCTACAGCTGAGCATTTCATGGCAACAGATATAGAGTGGGATCCAACTGGAAG GTATGTTGCTACCGCCGTTACTTCAGTTCATGAAATGGAAAATGGTTTCAATATTTGGTCTTTCCATggaaagctgctgtatagaatAATGAAAGATCATTTCTTTCAG TTCTTGTGGCGTCCAAGGCCAGCATCTTTCTTGAGCCCTGAGAAAGAAGAAGAGATTGCTAAGAACTTGAAGAAGTACAGCAAGAAATACGAAGCTGAAGATCAGGATGTCTCCTTGCTGTTGAGTGAACAGGATCGTGAGAAGCGGAAAAAGTTGAAGGAAGAGTGGGAGATGTGGGTCAGCCAGTGGAAGAAATGGCATGATGAAGAGAAGATGGAGAGGCAGAAGCTGAGAGACGGGGAAGCCAGTGATGAAGAAGAAGAGTATGAAGCCAAAGAAGTTGAAGTGGAAGAACAGTTGGAGGTTACTGAAGAGATCCTTTCCTCTGATTACGGGCAGGAGTGA